One genomic segment of Anaerolineae bacterium includes these proteins:
- a CDS encoding M55 family metallopeptidase: protein MAQVKSVYMFTDMEGVAGVDNWDPRHFDYANEAKGVYERSEVQRLLTGEVNAACEGLFAAGVEEIIVNDAHGAGRTILPEELLSGVKIVRGLNRPHWMVGLSRRCDALVQVGMHAMSDTPNANLCHTMSKSIKAYRVNGREVGEMELAAYLVGDLGIPWIFTSGDLHACREAEQWVPGMVTAAVKEGLSELCAIHLAPVDARALIRQRIQEAVAKASEIEPLVARPPVVLEIERREPGPLEVLGGGERVDAFTVRWTGDSLWEVFMRSRGTPVPLPA from the coding sequence GTGGCTCAAGTCAAGTCCGTCTACATGTTCACTGACATGGAAGGGGTGGCGGGGGTGGACAACTGGGACCCGCGCCACTTCGACTACGCCAATGAAGCCAAGGGCGTCTACGAACGCTCCGAGGTGCAGCGGCTGCTCACCGGCGAGGTGAACGCCGCCTGCGAAGGGCTCTTTGCCGCCGGGGTAGAGGAGATCATCGTCAACGATGCCCACGGCGCCGGCCGCACCATCCTCCCCGAGGAGCTTCTCTCGGGCGTCAAGATCGTGCGGGGCCTGAACCGCCCCCACTGGATGGTGGGGCTCTCCCGCCGCTGCGATGCCCTGGTGCAGGTGGGGATGCACGCCATGAGTGACACCCCCAACGCCAACCTCTGCCACACTATGAGCAAGTCCATCAAGGCCTACCGGGTCAACGGCCGGGAGGTAGGGGAGATGGAGCTGGCCGCCTACCTGGTTGGTGACTTGGGAATCCCCTGGATCTTCACTTCCGGCGACCTGCACGCCTGCCGCGAGGCTGAGCAGTGGGTGCCCGGCATGGTCACAGCGGCGGTGAAGGAGGGCCTCTCCGAGTTGTGCGCCATCCACCTGGCTCCGGTGGATGCCCGCGCGCTCATCCGCCAGCGCATCCAGGAAGCGGTGGCTAAGGCGAGCGAGATCGAACCGCTGGTGGCTCGGCCTCCGGTGGTGCTGGAGATCGAGCGGCGCGAGCCAGGCCCGCTGGAGGTCCTGGGCGGAGGCGAGAGGGTGGACGCCTTCACCGTCCGCTGGACGGGCGACAGCCTGTGGGAAGTGTTCATGCGCTCGCGGGGGACGCCGGTGCCTCTGCCGGCCTGA